One window from the genome of Faecalibacterium sp. HTF-F encodes:
- a CDS encoding CPBP family intramembrane glutamic endopeptidase, giving the protein MTTKEKQGFGLYFLLAFGLAWLCQVGGCMALLQKQNAVLYQLALVATMLCPLLAVLLVQKVFLRQPTGIGWKVQGKRRYWLAAWFGPAVFTVLAAVLYFAVFPHRLDLSGSWLTAAYGGEMDAQTLRRELGVSNLSYMLETGLFAVTLAPLINMFAALGEEAGWRGYMMPHLKEQLGLLNGRLLGGVIWGVWHWPLMLLVGYEYGTNYLGAPVLGLFVWCIVCFALNTLLDWLYEKTGCIWVPSIAHGAFNAVAALFVVLTNPADSYYNVLGPAPIGLIGMLPMLAAAVWLTLRRS; this is encoded by the coding sequence ATGACCACAAAAGAAAAGCAGGGCTTCGGCCTTTATTTCCTGTTAGCGTTTGGTCTGGCATGGCTGTGTCAGGTCGGTGGCTGCATGGCACTGCTGCAAAAGCAGAATGCCGTGCTGTATCAGCTGGCGCTGGTCGCCACCATGCTCTGCCCGCTTCTGGCGGTGCTGCTGGTGCAAAAGGTCTTTCTGCGCCAGCCCACCGGCATCGGCTGGAAGGTGCAGGGCAAGCGCCGCTACTGGCTGGCGGCGTGGTTTGGCCCGGCGGTGTTCACGGTGCTGGCTGCAGTGCTCTATTTTGCGGTGTTCCCGCATCGGCTGGACCTCTCCGGCAGCTGGCTGACAGCGGCCTACGGCGGCGAGATGGACGCGCAGACCCTGCGCAGGGAGCTGGGTGTATCCAACCTCAGCTACATGCTGGAAACAGGTCTGTTCGCGGTCACACTGGCTCCGCTCATCAATATGTTCGCAGCTTTGGGTGAGGAAGCCGGCTGGCGCGGGTATATGATGCCTCACCTGAAGGAGCAGCTCGGCCTGCTCAACGGCCGCCTGCTGGGCGGCGTGATCTGGGGTGTCTGGCACTGGCCGCTGATGCTGCTGGTGGGCTACGAATACGGCACCAACTACTTGGGTGCGCCGGTACTGGGCCTTTTCGTGTGGTGCATAGTCTGCTTTGCGCTCAATACCCTGTTGGACTGGCTCTATGAAAAGACTGGGTGCATCTGGGTGCCGTCCATTGCGCACGGCGCGTTCAATGCGGTGGCAGCGCTGTTTGTGGTTTTGACGAACCCGGCAGACAGTTACTATAATGTATTGGGCCCGGCACCCATTGGCCTGATCGGAATGCTGCCCATGCTGGCTGCTGCAGTCTGGCTGACCCTGCGAAGATCCTGA
- a CDS encoding heavy metal-binding domain-containing protein produces the protein MLIVTINEVPGKKLEALGVVRGSTVQSRNLGHDLMAGFRTLVGGEVTDYADMLTEARQIATGRMVKDAEALGADAVVGMRYASASVMQGAAEVIAYGTAVKFV, from the coding sequence ATGCTTATCGTAACTATTAACGAGGTGCCCGGCAAAAAGCTGGAAGCGCTGGGCGTGGTGCGCGGCAGCACGGTGCAGAGCCGCAATCTGGGCCACGATCTGATGGCGGGGTTCCGCACGCTGGTGGGCGGTGAAGTGACCGACTACGCGGATATGCTCACCGAAGCCCGGCAGATCGCCACAGGACGCATGGTCAAGGATGCAGAGGCCCTTGGAGCGGATGCAGTTGTAGGGATGCGCTACGCTTCCGCCAGCGTCATGCAGGGCGCGGCAGAGGTCATTGCTTATGGAACGGCGGTGAAGTTCGTATGA